A stretch of the Camarhynchus parvulus chromosome 4, STF_HiC, whole genome shotgun sequence genome encodes the following:
- the FAM184B gene encoding protein FAM184B codes for MASGINNIHQPGTCNGSNAARSGSAEECNREMHVKMCKKIAQLTKVIYALNTKNDEHEDSIQALREAHEEEIQNILAETRETILQCKSKAEEEQLLRKHIQALEIAVAHHKRLKEEALAELILCKKQAEEKESRTEEKQAQTGVSTDTADTTAGFENKLLHLNQEFDGLLKDCKAFRGENLDKKVHLDEKCSVERHAVMNEVENLKSENQKTSEEYIQKTRKLQAPCEIEKDTLKIAMQQSVIETNCQQGETEQKKSSETEEGFLLQQVKKLEADLEEKSQKINERKKHSQKLKERIQELQTQLDEFKRKSECELKQLEKEKEVLTGKLQNSSLEVAQLKQILEQQANNFKESLKKHNLQSNKEKEKLLQDLQNTIKENQNVKLQLEASHQKVLKMLEKSKNQELKEAEERLKKEFNETFKIQHQSHKLEIQTLEEKAKKELHDELEQIQKQQALLLGSLRMELSEQQTSCTNLKKQIEELQMELRSVRTLKKQQEGSSQSQIRSLRDELEKCQSEISELKRENLLLKDTMELLSAELESQKQEAAQLQDRDKQHRRLKELEEKSKKWESRPEDMHLINCLQDKLSEREEIIKQLVEGRKCQHSLSANTESYRNRSFSFNPNTVCLTPSMKQKKKVEVPSRVVSVPNLASYAKSFLSCDLRSKRSAPQITKSTSLDRSSGCLRVGSPSTQSSDSTTATRTHGNESPQTKDDQKQDPQHQEWFTKYFSF; via the exons GTGATATATGCCCTGAACACTAAGAATGATGAACATGAGGACAGTATACAGGCGTTGAGAGAGGCTCATGAAGaagaaattcagaatattcttgCTGAGACAAGAGAAACAATTCTCCAGTGTAAAAGTAAAGCTGAAGAAGAGCAGTTACTGAGAAAGCATATTCAGGCCCTTGAAATTGCAGTAGCACACCACAAGAGATTGAAGGAAGAAGCCTTAGCAGAGTTAATATTGTGtaaaaaacaagcagaagagaaggagtcaagaacagaagagaaacaagCACAGACGGGTGTTTCTACAGACACAGCAGACACTACTGCAGGCTTTGAAAATAAACTTCTACATTTAAATCAGGAATTTGATGGACTGCTAAAGGATTGTAAAGCATTTAGAGGAGAAAATCTAGATAAAAAAGTACATTTAGATGAAAAATGTAGTGTGGAAAGGCACGCTGTAATGAATGAGGTGGAAAACCTGAAGAGCGAGAACCAGAAAACATCTGAAGAATATAttcaaaaaacaagaaaactgcAAGCCCCTTGTGAGATAGAAAAAGACACTTTGAAAATAGCCATGCAGCAATCTGTGATAGAAACAAACTGCCAACAAGGAGAAACAGAGCAAAAGAAGAGCTCAGAGACTGAGGAAGGTTTTTTACTGCAGCAGGTAAAGAAGCTGGAAGCAGATCTAGAGGAGAAAAGCCAGAAGATTAATGAGAGGAAGAAACATTCCCAGAAGCTGAAGGAGCGGATACAG gagCTCCAGACACAGCTAgatgaatttaaaagaaaatctgagtGTGAACTAAAGCAactagagaaagagaaagaagttcTTACTGGGAAACTTCAAAACTCTTCACTGGAG GTGGCTCAGCTGAAGCAAATATTAGAACAACAAGCAAATAATTTCAAGGAGTCACTGAAGAAACATAATCTACAGtccaacaaagaaaaagagaagctttTGCAGGATCTTCAAAACACcattaaagaaaaccaaaatgttaAACTGCAGTTGGAGGCATCACATCAAAAAGTCTTAAAAATGTTGGAGAAAAGCAAGAATCAGGAACTCAAG GAGGCAGAAGAACGTttgaaaaaggaatttaatgAGACTTTCAAGATCCAACATCAGTCTCATAAGCTGGAAATACAAACCttggaagagaaagcaaaaaaagaattacATGATGAACTTGAGCAAATACAAAAGCAGCAAGCCCTCTTGCTAG GATCTCTAAGGATGGAActctctgagcagcagacaTCATGCACAAACCTAAAGAAGCAAATAGAAGAGCTACAAATGGAGCTGAGGAGCGTGAGGACACTGAAGAAGCAACAG GAAGGAAGTAGCCAAAGCCAGATCAGATCTCTTCGCGATGAACTGGAAAAATGTCAGAGTGAAATTTCTGAACTCAAGAGAGAGAATTTACTTTTGAAGGACACAatggagctgctcagtgctgagtTGGAGTCACAGAAGCAAGAAGCTGCACAGCTTCAGGATAGAGATAAACAGCATAGAAG ACTTAAAGAATTAGAAGAAAAGTCAAAAAAGTGGGAGTCCAGGCCTGAAGATATGCACCTTATAAACTGTCTGCAAGACAAATTAAGTGAGAGAGAAGAGATTATCAAGCAGCTGGT ggaaggaagaaaatgtcagCATTCACTTTCAGCCAACACTGAATCTTACAGGAATCGGTCATTTTCTTTCAACCCTAATACAGTATGCCTGACTCCCTCCATGAAG cagaagaaaaaggttgAGGTGCCCAGTCGTGTTGTCAGTGTTCCGAATTTAGCTTCCTACGCAAAGAGCTTTTTGAGCTGCGACCTGAGATCAAAAAGAAGTGCTCCTCAAATAACAAAATCTACAAGCTTAGACCGGAGTTCTGGCTGCCTGAGGGTGGGCTCTCCATCAACACAGTCCTCAGACAGCACTACTGCCACAAG GACACATGGCAATGAATCACCACAAACCAAAGATGACCAAAAACAAGACCCTCAGCATCAAGAATGGTTTActaagtatttttcattttaa
- the MED28 gene encoding mediator of RNA polymerase II transcription subunit 28, with product MAGALGGMFGSQAPGPPPPGPPGPPGLIPPPTGPRNPNSTLVDELEASFEACFASLVSQDYVNGTDQEEIRTGVDQCIQKFLDVARQTECFFLQKRLQLSVQKPEQVIKEDVSELRNELQRKEALIQKHLSKLRHWQQVLEDISVQHKKPAEMPQGPLAYLEQASANIPAPMKQT from the exons ATGGCGGGCGCGCTGGGCGGAATGTTCGGCTCCCAGGCGCCGGGGCCGCCACCGCCGGGCCCTCCCGGCCCGCCCGGCCTCATCCCGCCGCCCACGGGGCCGCGCAACCCCAACAGCACGCTGGTGGACGAGCTGGAAGCGTCCTTCGAG GCCTGCTTCGCCTCGCTGGTGAGCCAGGACTACGTGAACGGCACGGACCAGGAGGAGATCCGCACCG GTGTTGATCAGTGCATCCAGAAGTTTCTGGATGTTGCAAGACAAACTGAATgcttttttctgcaaaaaagaCTGCAGCTATCAGTCCAGAAACCAGAACAAGTAATTAAAGAG GATGTTTCAGAATTAAGAAATGaattgcagagaaaagaagcatTAATTCAGAAGCATCTGAGTAAACTGCGACACTGGCAGCAGGTCCTGGAAGACATCAGTGTACAGCACAAAAAGCCTGCAGAAATGCCTCAAGGTCCATTAGCTTACCTAGAACAAGCGTCTGCAAATATTCCTGCTCCAATGAAGCAAACATAA